Proteins from one Bacteroides mediterraneensis genomic window:
- a CDS encoding DUF4377 domain-containing protein has translation MKTKNLFGVLMLFLFAVTFINCDKDDLTDKVEIVKMYVSAETDTYTPWGSETPIECMLVKEEGNASYSKLPFSGIDGFQTNHFDTID, from the coding sequence ATGAAGACAAAAAATTTATTTGGGGTACTGATGTTGTTCCTGTTTGCTGTTACTTTTATCAATTGTGATAAAGATGATCTGACAGACAAAGTAGAAATTGTAAAAATGTATGTTTCTGCGGAAACTGATACTTATACACCCTGGGGAAGTGAGACTCCTATAGAGTGTATGCTTGTTAAAGAAGAGGGAAATGCAAGCTATTCAAAACTTCCTTTCAGTGGTATAGACGGATTCCAGACCAACCATTTCGATACAATAGACTGA
- a CDS encoding N-acetyltransferase — MEIRLITSNKKQFLDLLLLADEQESMIDKYLERGEMFALYDDGLKAISVVTCEGESTYEIKNIAVYPSYQRKGYGKRLVDYLFRYYQDKCSVMLVGTGDTPSALSFYKHCGFRISHRLKDFFIDNYDQPIHEDGKQLTDMVYLRKDFS, encoded by the coding sequence ATGGAAATAAGGCTTATTACTTCTAACAAGAAACAATTCTTGGATTTGCTGTTGTTGGCAGATGAGCAAGAGAGCATGATAGACAAATACCTGGAACGTGGTGAGATGTTTGCTCTCTATGATGATGGTCTTAAGGCAATCTCTGTGGTTACGTGTGAAGGAGAAAGTACATACGAAATAAAAAACATAGCCGTTTATCCCTCTTACCAACGCAAAGGATACGGGAAACGGCTGGTCGATTATCTCTTCAGATACTATCAGGACAAATGTTCCGTCATGCTTGTCGGTACAGGAGATACGCCTTCTGCTCTTTCTTTCTACAAGCATTGCGGATTTCGTATCTCACATCGATTGAAAGACTTCTTCATAGACAATTATGACCAACCTATTCATGAAGATGGGAAACAGCTTACCGACATGGTGTACTTGCGGAAAGACTTCTCATAA
- a CDS encoding DUF4377 domain-containing protein: MKTKNLVGMFMLFLLTFTFISCDKENEEGRKITDYKEYVLTVASEMKPGVMWSDGYNYLKEVYPVKKENTEEWEALGYIDGFEFEKGYEYKIRISETSYLDHSMGQPAWTEYDLLEIIYKEKKGSEGLPKHFIPETFYKNKFLPKYRYAVEADNKEVIEEDLNNNSILPLDYHYMLYRGEDISLRWIAIKDDSNTLGPCIIKSENKDPEKMPESYKLLPLEGNVNGFMGWSFLDEEGNETNYPSFDVFVGRTAKSKSFMPSPNTVYLYKDLTEHYKNRFPEAGVKTVVVSYTFGIN, encoded by the coding sequence ATGAAGACAAAGAATTTAGTTGGAATGTTTATGCTGTTCCTTTTGACATTCACCTTTATCAGTTGTGATAAAGAAAATGAAGAAGGCAGGAAAATAACTGACTACAAAGAGTATGTTCTGACTGTCGCATCGGAAATGAAACCAGGTGTAATGTGGTCAGATGGGTATAATTATCTTAAAGAAGTGTATCCAGTAAAAAAAGAAAATACCGAAGAGTGGGAAGCCTTGGGATATATTGATGGATTTGAATTTGAAAAGGGATATGAGTATAAAATCAGAATTAGTGAGACAAGTTATTTGGATCACAGCATGGGGCAACCTGCCTGGACGGAGTATGACTTACTCGAAATAATATACAAAGAGAAAAAAGGCTCCGAAGGGTTACCGAAACACTTTATTCCGGAAACATTCTATAAAAACAAATTTCTACCAAAGTACAGATATGCGGTAGAAGCGGATAATAAAGAAGTCATTGAAGAGGATTTGAATAACAACTCTATTCTGCCATTGGACTATCATTATATGCTTTATCGAGGAGAAGACATTTCTTTAAGATGGATTGCGATAAAAGATGATAGTAATACTCTTGGACCGTGTATTATAAAAAGCGAAAACAAAGACCCTGAGAAAATGCCTGAATCCTATAAATTACTACCTTTGGAAGGGAATGTTAACGGATTTATGGGATGGTCATTCTTAGACGAAGAAGGTAACGAAACAAACTATCCTTCATTTGACGTATTTGTGGGTCGTACAGCCAAATCAAAATCTTTCATGCCATCCCCCAATACAGTGTATTTATATAAAGACCTTACTGAACATTATAAGAACAGATTTCCCGAAGCTGGTGTAAAAACGGTTGTGGTTTCTTATACTTTTGGTATCAACTAA
- a CDS encoding 4-hydroxy-3-methylbut-2-enyl diphosphate reductase: MKSVLKKINILLFLFIAYGCIEKEGYYDYNQQVIISNLTANKWERKYHDKLDNGTEMDIHEIYSFSENGSGSHQSITTYMNGDIENNTSYFHWSFTTPNFKYIYFDYPLFWEIRELSNDNLSIIETYRDPISVPNQHYRDFQEYHSLKP; the protein is encoded by the coding sequence ATGAAATCAGTATTAAAGAAAATAAATATCCTCTTGTTCCTGTTCATAGCTTATGGCTGTATAGAAAAAGAAGGATATTATGATTATAATCAACAAGTCATTATATCTAATTTAACAGCAAACAAATGGGAACGAAAATACCATGACAAATTAGACAATGGAACAGAAATGGATATACATGAGATATATTCATTTTCTGAAAATGGTAGTGGCTCTCATCAATCAATAACAACCTATATGAATGGAGATATAGAAAATAATACATCATATTTTCATTGGTCTTTTACAACACCCAACTTTAAATATATATACTTTGATTATCCTTTATTTTGGGAGATACGAGAACTTTCAAATGATAATTTATCAATTATTGAAACTTACAGAGACCCAATCTCTGTTCCTAACCAACATTACAGGGATTTTCAAGAATATCATAGTTTAAAGCCATAA
- a CDS encoding Crp/Fnr family transcriptional regulator, whose amino-acid sequence MKMDAFNTYMSNIPTEFFKSLCLKYGSVYTYKKGEYISKEGEIFPYWGYIESGIIKYTCYNVTEKKEYNTGFSFAGEFMADYPTCLYNIKSEISIQALTASRIYICHSEKLKEEFERSMENQYIARIAAEQMCFQTYSRYADFYKLTPEERYRQLIKRSPDLFQLISIKEVSSYLRITPTHMSRIRKMVSFDK is encoded by the coding sequence ATGAAAATGGATGCATTTAACACATATATGTCCAACATACCTACTGAATTTTTTAAGAGCTTATGCCTAAAATATGGAAGCGTATATACCTATAAAAAAGGAGAATATATCTCTAAGGAAGGAGAGATATTTCCTTACTGGGGATATATAGAATCAGGTATTATAAAATACACTTGCTACAACGTGACAGAAAAAAAAGAATATAATACAGGATTTTCCTTTGCAGGCGAATTTATGGCTGATTATCCCACATGTCTTTATAATATCAAGTCTGAGATTTCCATACAGGCTTTGACAGCTAGCAGAATATATATTTGCCATTCTGAGAAGCTGAAAGAAGAATTTGAAAGAAGCATGGAAAATCAATATATAGCACGTATCGCAGCGGAACAAATGTGCTTTCAAACCTATTCAAGATATGCCGATTTTTATAAGTTGACCCCCGAGGAACGGTACAGACAACTGATTAAAAGAAGCCCGGATTTATTTCAACTCATCTCTATAAAAGAGGTTTCGTCTTACTTGAGAATAACACCCACCCACATGAGCAGAATAAGAAAAATGGTAAGTTTTGACAAGTAA
- a CDS encoding SIMPL domain-containing protein: MRAKLWLGVLALFAACTLQAQEVNDRYIEVTGTSEIEIVPNKIHYLIEIREYFEEEFDGKSKPEEYRTKVPLEQIERQLWKVLVDVDIPKEAVRTQEVGDYWRRQGQDFLVSKKYDITLTDFKQIDEIVKRIDTKGVNTMRIGELENKDMLLYHQKGKIEALKAAQRKAAYLVEALGKKLGDVVRIVEDGNAGMSSLFSTQSNVRASDAASFDGFRTIKKHYSMQVRFEITD, encoded by the coding sequence ATGAGAGCAAAATTATGGCTAGGGGTATTGGCTTTGTTTGCAGCGTGTACGTTGCAAGCCCAGGAAGTGAACGACCGTTATATCGAGGTGACGGGTACCTCCGAAATAGAGATTGTGCCGAACAAGATTCATTATCTCATTGAAATCCGGGAGTATTTCGAAGAAGAGTTCGACGGTAAGTCCAAGCCGGAGGAATATCGCACAAAGGTGCCATTGGAACAGATAGAGCGGCAGTTGTGGAAGGTACTGGTCGATGTGGACATTCCGAAAGAAGCGGTCCGCACACAAGAGGTGGGGGACTATTGGCGCAGACAGGGACAGGATTTTCTGGTTTCCAAGAAATACGATATCACACTGACCGATTTCAAACAGATAGATGAAATCGTGAAGCGTATCGATACCAAGGGAGTGAATACCATGCGCATCGGAGAGTTGGAAAACAAGGATATGTTGCTTTATCATCAAAAGGGTAAAATAGAAGCATTGAAAGCTGCACAACGGAAGGCCGCTTATCTGGTGGAGGCGCTGGGAAAGAAACTGGGGGACGTGGTTCGTATTGTAGAGGATGGCAATGCAGGAATGTCCTCGCTTTTCAGTACGCAGAGTAATGTCCGTGCGTCTGATGCCGCTTCGTTCGATGGCTTCCGCACGATAAAAAAGCATTACTCCATGCAAGTGCGGTTTGAAATCACAGATTGA
- a CDS encoding TonB-dependent receptor — translation MQTLRLLFQQGAGSRLPLTISRFRAILFLLLLTLPALAQEVEPTVELGEVEVKADRIIKKTDGMLLYPSEQQKTSSRSGYSLLQQLTLPNIRVDEVGHTISAIDQRGSVQIRINGIIVDKAEMLSLDPKSIRTIHFIDNPGVRYGDGIAYVIEITTRRADNGYTLGTSFTQALTTRQGDYTVYGKWNTGKSELSLNYSIGYQNYRDLRTEETAHYHLNDGSVYTIQRNDLASRNQSLNNQLKLTYNLADSTRYVFQASLSGDFSHVPNNFNQKQIVDGEQTYTALEQQQSRSGSPVLDLYYFQQFTPRQSLTLNAVGTYIGTRSSDSYDEGSPYRYDVDGRTYSLLSEAIYENRLKPFTLSAGLNYSQKYTNNEYTGDVSAATPIHHNRVYLFSEIKGLWGNLRYSAGIGGSYLHYRQQAHSYDYWSFCPKAALSYNFTHALQLSYNFQMSERTSRVAMISDASIRNNRMEWTVGSPDLKPNREMYHLLRLTYTDNRLQASLEGFYKQCLRPNMAVYERTADDRFIYTQRNQKEIDALNAMAYASYWLVPEKLSVTAYGGLFRCFNFGQDYTHCYTSYFVTGAVNTYLGNLSLHAYADNGSRFLEGETKGYSGGDITLKAAYSYKDWQFALIWQQPFQHKYKLFESEVLNRNLQKHTALYSGDACNLVNLTVTWRLTRGRKFRDVDRSIQLKDKDTGIIR, via the coding sequence ATGCAAACACTCAGATTACTTTTCCAGCAGGGAGCCGGAAGCCGGCTTCCGCTGACCATCTCCCGATTCAGGGCCATCCTCTTCCTTCTGCTACTGACCCTCCCCGCCCTCGCGCAAGAGGTGGAACCCACCGTGGAACTGGGCGAGGTGGAGGTCAAGGCCGACCGGATTATCAAGAAGACCGACGGAATGCTGCTCTATCCCTCCGAACAGCAGAAGACTTCTTCCCGCTCGGGCTACAGCCTGCTCCAGCAACTCACCCTCCCGAATATCCGTGTGGACGAGGTGGGACACACCATCTCGGCCATCGACCAGCGGGGAAGCGTGCAAATCCGCATCAACGGCATCATCGTGGACAAGGCGGAGATGCTTTCGCTCGACCCGAAGAGCATCCGTACCATTCATTTCATCGACAACCCCGGCGTGCGCTACGGCGACGGCATTGCCTACGTCATCGAAATCACCACCCGACGGGCGGACAACGGATACACGCTGGGCACCTCGTTCACTCAGGCGCTGACGACCCGCCAGGGCGACTACACGGTGTATGGCAAATGGAACACGGGAAAGAGTGAGCTGTCGTTGAACTACAGCATCGGTTACCAGAACTACAGAGACTTACGGACGGAGGAAACCGCCCACTACCACCTGAACGACGGGTCGGTCTATACCATCCAACGCAACGACCTCGCCTCGCGCAACCAGAGCCTGAACAACCAGCTGAAGCTGACCTACAACCTGGCCGACTCCACCCGCTATGTGTTTCAGGCTTCGCTGAGCGGCGACTTCAGTCACGTGCCAAACAATTTCAATCAGAAGCAGATTGTGGACGGAGAGCAGACCTACACGGCCCTCGAACAGCAGCAGAGCCGGAGCGGGAGTCCGGTGCTCGACCTCTACTACTTCCAGCAGTTCACACCCCGGCAGTCGCTCACCCTCAACGCCGTGGGCACCTACATCGGCACCCGCTCCTCGGACAGCTACGACGAAGGCTCGCCCTACCGTTACGACGTGGACGGACGCACCTACTCTCTCCTGAGCGAGGCCATCTACGAAAACCGGTTGAAGCCCTTCACCCTGTCGGCCGGCCTCAACTACAGCCAGAAATACACGAACAATGAATATACGGGCGACGTCTCGGCTGCCACCCCTATCCACCACAACCGCGTGTACCTGTTCTCCGAAATCAAGGGACTGTGGGGCAACCTCCGCTATTCGGCAGGCATCGGGGGCAGCTACCTGCACTACCGCCAGCAGGCCCATTCGTATGACTACTGGAGCTTCTGCCCGAAAGCGGCCCTGAGCTACAACTTCACCCACGCCCTGCAACTGAGCTACAATTTCCAGATGAGCGAACGCACCTCACGGGTGGCCATGATCAGCGACGCCTCCATCCGCAACAACCGCATGGAGTGGACCGTGGGGAGTCCCGACCTCAAGCCCAACCGGGAGATGTATCACCTCCTGCGGCTGACGTACACCGACAACCGTCTGCAAGCCAGTCTGGAAGGTTTCTACAAGCAATGCCTTCGTCCCAACATGGCGGTGTATGAACGCACGGCCGACGACCGGTTCATCTACACCCAGCGCAACCAGAAGGAGATTGACGCACTGAACGCCATGGCCTACGCAAGCTACTGGCTGGTGCCGGAAAAGCTCTCCGTCACGGCCTACGGAGGACTGTTCCGCTGCTTCAACTTCGGCCAGGACTACACGCACTGCTACACGTCCTACTTCGTCACGGGGGCCGTCAACACCTACCTGGGCAACCTCTCCCTCCATGCCTACGCCGACAACGGTTCCCGCTTTCTGGAAGGGGAAACCAAGGGATACAGCGGGGGCGACATCACCTTGAAGGCCGCCTACAGCTACAAGGACTGGCAGTTCGCCCTGATCTGGCAACAGCCCTTCCAGCACAAATACAAGCTGTTTGAATCGGAAGTCCTGAACCGGAACCTCCAGAAGCACACCGCCCTCTACAGCGGCGATGCCTGCAACCTCGTCAACCTGACCGTGACGTGGCGCCTGACCAGAGGACGCAAGTTCCGCGACGTCGACCGCTCCATCCAGCTCAAAGACAAGGATACGGGGATTATCCGATGA
- a CDS encoding helix-turn-helix domain-containing protein, producing MNRRLLPVTVFLTLMLTSLLAGRHNYRVTRDEITADLNQALAQTLLEKKDPIVTQDTIRAYKQLRQTSGGQVLIAVSDERFCRHLKNPRLKQAAFLTFDVMDGDYRGSSMDGQAICSDTLVVRNGRAGETLALKGYTRLSAAAVFSMSDQRLPGGLMAAALLWAIGSMLYLRKREKENPMLQPAEGSVLSAEGSTQSAQDFGGLTYSDADDRFYAADHTPIRFTPMQQQLMRLFWQAPSHSLTKEEICAVLWPKKDDANDTLYTLIRRLKPIVEEHTRLKIVADRGRNYSLEINELKD from the coding sequence ATGAACCGCAGACTACTACCCGTCACGGTGTTTCTGACGCTGATGCTGACTTCCCTGCTGGCCGGGCGCCACAACTACCGCGTGACAAGAGACGAGATAACCGCCGACCTGAACCAAGCATTGGCCCAGACCTTACTGGAAAAGAAAGACCCGATTGTGACACAGGATACGATACGGGCCTACAAACAGCTCCGGCAGACGTCGGGCGGACAGGTGCTCATCGCCGTGTCCGACGAACGTTTCTGCCGCCACCTGAAGAACCCGCGACTGAAACAGGCGGCTTTCCTCACCTTCGACGTGATGGACGGCGACTACCGGGGCAGCTCGATGGACGGACAGGCCATCTGCAGTGACACGCTGGTGGTCCGCAACGGACGGGCGGGCGAAACGCTGGCCCTGAAAGGGTACACCCGGCTGTCGGCAGCGGCCGTATTCAGCATGTCCGACCAGCGCTTGCCCGGCGGACTGATGGCGGCGGCTTTGCTCTGGGCCATCGGCTCGATGCTGTACTTGCGGAAGCGGGAAAAGGAGAACCCGATGCTGCAACCTGCCGAAGGAAGCGTACTATCGGCTGAAGGGAGCACACAATCTGCCCAGGACTTCGGGGGACTGACTTACTCGGACGCGGACGACCGTTTCTACGCAGCCGACCATACGCCCATCCGCTTCACGCCCATGCAGCAGCAACTGATGCGGCTTTTCTGGCAGGCTCCCTCCCACTCGCTCACGAAAGAGGAAATCTGTGCCGTGCTCTGGCCCAAGAAAGACGATGCCAACGACACGCTCTACACCCTTATCCGCCGCCTGAAACCCATCGTGGAGGAGCATACGCGACTGAAAATCGTGGCCGACAGAGGGCGGAACTATTCACTGGAAATCAACGAATTGAAAGACTGA
- a CDS encoding AraC family transcriptional regulator: MKTFLLNIETVTEYDDMLGVETLHPLVSVIDLSKARPMHHLRHTFSFYVVFLKDEKNCDLIYGRQRYDYQKGSVVCLAPGQVIGIEDTGETFQPKGYALCFHPDLIRGTHLGRTIKEYTFFSYEVNEALHLSERERHTFIDCLLNIQEELHHAIDRMSKRLITNHIELLLNYCLRFYERQFITRQDAHRDILTRFETLLDRYFTGENAALKGLPSVKYCAAELCLSSNYFGDLIKKETGKTALEYIQDKIIGIAKEQLLLPSESISQIAYQLGFQYPQHFTRVFKKATGMTPNEYRSKTDYK; encoded by the coding sequence ATGAAAACCTTCTTATTGAACATTGAAACCGTCACGGAGTACGACGACATGCTCGGCGTAGAAACCCTCCATCCGCTGGTCAGCGTAATCGACCTTTCGAAGGCCAGACCGATGCACCACCTACGCCACACGTTCAGCTTCTACGTGGTCTTCCTGAAAGACGAGAAGAACTGCGACCTGATTTACGGCCGCCAGCGATACGATTACCAGAAAGGGTCGGTGGTCTGCCTTGCACCGGGACAGGTCATCGGCATAGAAGATACGGGCGAAACGTTCCAGCCGAAAGGCTATGCGCTGTGCTTCCATCCCGACCTGATTCGCGGTACCCACCTCGGACGCACCATCAAGGAATACACCTTCTTCTCGTACGAGGTGAACGAAGCCTTGCATCTCTCGGAACGGGAGCGCCACACCTTCATCGACTGCCTGCTGAACATTCAGGAGGAACTGCATCATGCAATCGACCGGATGAGCAAACGGCTCATCACCAACCACATCGAACTGTTGCTCAACTATTGCCTGCGCTTCTACGAACGGCAGTTCATCACCCGGCAGGATGCCCATCGCGACATCCTGACCCGTTTCGAGACCTTACTGGACCGGTATTTCACGGGCGAAAATGCCGCACTGAAAGGATTGCCCAGCGTGAAATACTGTGCCGCCGAACTCTGCCTGTCGTCCAATTATTTCGGCGACCTCATCAAGAAGGAAACGGGCAAGACCGCCTTGGAGTACATACAAGACAAAATCATCGGCATCGCCAAAGAACAGCTGCTTCTCCCCTCGGAATCCATCAGCCAGATTGCCTATCAACTGGGCTTCCAGTACCCGCAGCATTTCACCCGTGTGTTCAAGAAAGCCACCGGAATGACTCCGAACGAATACCGGAGCAAGACGGATTACAAATAA
- a CDS encoding SDR family oxidoreductase — translation MKKEVMLLTGAGQIGMAIARRMGYGMKIVVGDKRMENAQAVADTMNSAGFDVLPVEMDLSSRDSILGLIETAQQYGEIAMLVNAAGVSPSQASIETILKVDLYGTAVLLEEVGKIIRPGGAGVTIASQSGHRLPALGAEIDAQLACTPTEELLSLEVLQPSHIRDTLHAYQLAKRCNVKRVMAEAVRWGERGARLNSISPGIIVTPLALDEFNGVRGEFYKKMFAQCPAHRPGTADEVANVAELLMSNRGAFITGSDFLVDGGATAAYFYGTGGK, via the coding sequence ATGAAAAAAGAGGTAATGTTGCTTACGGGTGCCGGACAAATTGGTATGGCGATAGCCCGGCGGATGGGATATGGAATGAAGATTGTGGTCGGCGACAAGCGGATGGAAAATGCGCAGGCCGTAGCCGATACGATGAATAGTGCCGGATTCGATGTGCTTCCGGTGGAGATGGACTTGTCGTCGCGCGACTCAATCCTCGGATTGATTGAGACGGCACAGCAATATGGAGAGATAGCCATGCTGGTCAATGCGGCAGGGGTGTCCCCTTCGCAAGCTTCGATAGAGACCATCCTGAAAGTCGACTTGTACGGTACGGCGGTATTGCTGGAAGAAGTGGGAAAGATTATCCGGCCGGGAGGGGCAGGCGTGACGATAGCCAGTCAGTCCGGACACCGCTTGCCGGCCCTTGGTGCTGAAATCGATGCACAGCTGGCTTGCACACCGACGGAAGAATTGCTGAGTCTGGAGGTGCTGCAACCGTCGCACATCCGCGATACGCTCCATGCCTACCAACTGGCCAAGCGTTGCAACGTGAAGCGCGTCATGGCGGAGGCAGTGAGATGGGGAGAACGGGGCGCCCGTCTGAATTCCATTTCTCCGGGAATTATTGTCACCCCACTGGCACTTGACGAGTTCAACGGGGTGCGTGGAGAGTTCTATAAGAAGATGTTCGCCCAGTGTCCGGCGCATCGTCCCGGCACGGCCGACGAGGTGGCGAATGTGGCCGAACTGTTGATGAGCAACCGGGGAGCCTTTATCACCGGGTCTGATTTTCTGGTGGATGGAGGTGCTACGGCGGCTTATTTTTATGGTACGGGCGGGAAGTGA
- a CDS encoding clostripain-related cysteine peptidase: MKLIRLLPILLVIGLSCLTSCQKEDLPPADNERTLFMYLPWSTNLTSYFYQNIADMEEAIARRGLDRERVLVFLSTSATEAELFEITVHRGTCTRRTVKEYTRPAFTTEAGLTGILNDMKRAAPAKSYSLIVGCHGMGWLPVEPRQARASTKFTYHWEYTPLTRFFGGLTAEYQTEITTLSRSLSQCGLKMEYILFDDCYMSSLEVAYDLRHVTRHLIACPTEIMAYGMPYARIGEYLLAENPDYGAICQAFHRFYSSYTYPYGTIAVTDCSRLDDLALLMKDLHSRYSLDDLQTASLQRMDGYSPVIFYDFGDYARALCGDDAKQLAQVEALLGQVVPYKAHTEKFFSASLGPLSIAHYSGITTSAPSLSSKARTYPQTSWYRATH, translated from the coding sequence ATGAAACTTATCCGCCTGCTTCCCATATTGCTTGTCATCGGACTCTCCTGCCTGACGAGTTGCCAGAAAGAAGACCTCCCGCCCGCCGACAACGAGCGGACGCTCTTCATGTACCTGCCGTGGTCGACCAACCTGACGAGTTATTTCTACCAGAACATCGCCGACATGGAGGAAGCCATCGCCCGCAGGGGACTGGACCGGGAACGGGTGCTCGTCTTCCTGTCCACCAGTGCCACGGAAGCAGAACTGTTTGAAATCACCGTACACCGCGGCACCTGCACCCGGCGGACTGTGAAGGAATACACCCGCCCTGCCTTCACCACCGAAGCCGGGCTCACGGGCATCCTGAACGATATGAAGCGGGCCGCCCCCGCCAAGAGTTACTCCCTGATTGTGGGCTGCCACGGCATGGGATGGTTGCCCGTAGAACCGCGACAGGCACGGGCTTCCACGAAGTTCACCTACCACTGGGAGTACACACCCCTGACCCGCTTTTTCGGGGGGCTGACGGCGGAATACCAGACAGAAATCACCACTCTCTCCCGCAGTCTCTCGCAGTGCGGGCTGAAGATGGAATACATCCTTTTCGACGACTGCTACATGTCCTCGCTGGAAGTGGCCTACGACCTGCGTCACGTGACCCGCCACCTCATTGCCTGCCCCACGGAAATCATGGCCTACGGCATGCCTTACGCCCGCATCGGGGAATACCTGCTGGCCGAGAATCCCGATTACGGCGCCATCTGTCAGGCTTTCCACCGGTTCTACTCCAGCTACACGTATCCCTACGGCACCATCGCCGTGACCGACTGTTCCCGGCTGGACGACCTGGCGCTCCTGATGAAAGACCTTCATTCCCGCTATTCACTGGATGACTTGCAAACGGCTTCCCTCCAGCGCATGGACGGCTATTCTCCCGTGATTTTCTATGATTTCGGCGATTATGCCCGTGCCCTTTGCGGCGATGATGCAAAGCAACTGGCCCAGGTGGAAGCCCTTTTGGGACAGGTGGTTCCCTACAAGGCACATACGGAAAAGTTCTTCAGCGCCTCGCTCGGCCCGCTCTCCATCGCCCATTATTCCGGCATCACCACCTCTGCCCCCAGTCTCAGCAGCAAGGCGAGAACCTATCCGCAGACTTCATGGTATCGGGCAACACATTGA
- a CDS encoding HesA/MoeB/ThiF family protein: MKLTEKEAARYNRQILLDEIGEAGQLLLKQARVLIVGVGGLGSPVALYLAGAGVGTIGLIDDDTVSETNLQRQVLYSEPEIGLSKAEQAKLRLQALNSDIRVEAWNERLTPQNAECLIANYDIVVDGCDNFRTRYLINDTCVRLDKVYVYGAIREFDGQVSVFNYQGGPDYRTLFPDEEGMLAMPHPSKAVLGVTPGVVGCVEANETMKVILGSPHALSGRLWHIDLKSMESYVISLV, from the coding sequence ATGAAACTGACCGAAAAAGAAGCTGCACGCTACAACCGACAGATTCTGCTCGACGAAATCGGCGAGGCAGGACAACTCCTTCTGAAACAGGCCCGCGTGCTCATCGTGGGAGTGGGCGGACTGGGTTCGCCCGTGGCCCTCTACCTGGCCGGTGCCGGAGTGGGCACCATCGGACTGATTGACGACGACACCGTGAGCGAGACCAACCTCCAGCGGCAGGTGCTCTACAGCGAGCCTGAAATCGGGCTCTCCAAGGCGGAACAGGCCAAGCTGCGCCTGCAAGCCCTCAACTCCGACATCCGTGTGGAGGCCTGGAACGAACGGCTCACCCCGCAGAACGCCGAATGTCTCATCGCCAACTACGACATCGTGGTGGACGGATGCGACAATTTCCGCACGCGCTACCTCATCAACGACACCTGTGTGCGGCTGGACAAGGTGTACGTGTACGGGGCCATCCGCGAGTTCGACGGACAGGTTTCCGTGTTCAACTACCAGGGCGGTCCCGACTACCGCACCCTCTTCCCCGACGAGGAAGGCATGCTGGCCATGCCCCATCCGTCGAAAGCCGTGCTGGGTGTCACACCGGGCGTAGTGGGCTGCGTGGAAGCCAACGAAACGATGAAAGTCATCCTGGGCAGTCCGCACGCACTGAGCGGCCGACTCTGGCACATCGACCTGAAAAGCATGGAAAGCTACGTCATCTCGCTGGTGTAA